The proteins below come from a single Nocardioides eburneiflavus genomic window:
- the trpS gene encoding tryptophan--tRNA ligase yields MSTSPVSRPRVLSGIQPTADSFHLGNYLGALRQWVSLQEDFEPFYFIADLHSITVEQDPKVLRERTLVSAAQLVAAGVDPQRATIFVQSQVPAHTQAGWVLQCLTGFGEARRMTQFKDKSAKSGEGAASVGLFTYPILQAADILLYRPQYVPVGEDQRQHLELTRDLANRFNHRYKKTFRPPEPYILESTAKIYDLQVPEKQMSKSIGGQGCVWILDDSKVVTKKFRSAVTDSETEIRFDREAKPGVSNLLSIHSALSGEKVEALESAFEGRGYGDLKSEVADVVLETLTPLRERTRQLLEDRTELERILREGTERAGAVAEATLRDVYDRVGFLPATR; encoded by the coding sequence ATGTCGACGTCGCCCGTCTCGCGCCCGCGGGTCCTGTCCGGTATCCAGCCGACAGCGGACTCGTTCCACCTCGGGAACTACCTCGGCGCGCTGCGGCAGTGGGTGTCGCTCCAGGAAGACTTCGAGCCCTTCTACTTCATTGCCGACCTGCACTCGATCACGGTCGAGCAGGACCCCAAGGTGCTCCGCGAGCGCACCCTCGTCTCGGCCGCGCAGCTCGTCGCGGCCGGCGTCGACCCGCAGCGCGCCACGATCTTCGTGCAGAGCCAGGTGCCGGCGCACACCCAGGCCGGCTGGGTCCTGCAGTGCCTCACCGGCTTCGGCGAGGCCCGGCGGATGACCCAGTTCAAGGACAAGTCCGCCAAGAGCGGTGAGGGTGCGGCCAGCGTCGGGCTGTTCACCTACCCGATCCTCCAGGCGGCCGACATCCTTCTCTACCGGCCGCAGTACGTCCCGGTCGGCGAGGACCAGCGCCAGCACCTCGAGCTGACCCGCGACCTGGCGAACCGCTTCAACCACCGCTACAAGAAGACCTTCCGGCCGCCCGAGCCCTACATCCTCGAGTCCACCGCGAAGATCTACGACCTCCAGGTCCCCGAGAAGCAGATGTCGAAGTCCATCGGCGGCCAGGGCTGCGTGTGGATCCTCGACGACTCCAAGGTGGTGACCAAGAAGTTCCGCTCGGCCGTCACCGACTCGGAGACCGAGATCCGCTTCGACCGCGAGGCCAAGCCCGGCGTCAGCAACCTGCTCTCGATCCACTCCGCGCTGTCCGGGGAGAAGGTCGAGGCGCTGGAGAGCGCCTTCGAGGGTCGTGGCTACGGCGACCTCAAGTCCGAGGTCGCCGATGTCGTGCTGGAGACGCTGACGCCGCTGCGCGAGCGCACGCGCCAGCTGCTCGAGGACCGCACCGAGCTCGAGCGCATCCTCCGCGAGGGGACCGAGCGTGCGGGAGCGGTGGCCGAGGCGACGTTGCGCGACGTCTACGACCGGGTCGGCTTCCTGCCCGCGACTCGCTAG
- a CDS encoding 2'-5' RNA ligase family protein, which yields MPTIGVAIAIPEPWASELQDYRTSVGDTTATQIPTHITLIPPAEVEEDELPAVTDHLAGAAATVEPFDIHLRGTGTFRPVSPVVFVTLAEGISHCELLADAVRQGPLAVDLDFPYHPHVTIAHHLDDPTLDRAFDELATFECRFAVDAFSLYVHDSDTGWQPTHEYGLG from the coding sequence GTGCCCACCATCGGAGTAGCCATCGCCATTCCCGAGCCCTGGGCGAGCGAGCTCCAGGACTACCGCACCAGCGTCGGTGACACGACCGCGACGCAGATCCCCACGCACATCACGCTGATCCCGCCTGCCGAGGTGGAGGAGGACGAGCTGCCCGCGGTGACCGACCACCTCGCCGGCGCGGCGGCCACCGTGGAGCCCTTCGACATCCACCTGCGCGGCACCGGCACGTTCCGGCCGGTCTCGCCGGTCGTCTTCGTGACGCTGGCCGAGGGCATCTCGCACTGCGAGCTGCTTGCCGACGCCGTACGCCAGGGCCCGCTCGCGGTGGACCTCGACTTCCCCTACCACCCCCACGTGACGATCGCCCACCACCTCGACGACCCGACGCTCGACCGGGCGTTCGACGAGCTGGCCACCTTCGAGTGCCGCTTCGCCGTGGACGCGTTCAGCCTCTACGTCCACGACAGCGACACCGGCTGGCAGCCCACGCACGAGTACGGGCTGGGCTGA
- a CDS encoding YihY/virulence factor BrkB family protein gives MSFVSGLKDRVELVRERRPLVDHVVRTVEHYGNVNGSALAAAVTYFAFLSFFPILALSFAVIGFVSRAYENADEDLETAIDGVLPGIIGNGPGELPLSTFQDNAPGILSVGILLALYSGLGWLSGMRTALVAVFEEPEREQPSFVVGKLRDLLALLILGSVLVVSVAVSGIATKVATPILDLVGLGAGAEPLLWVFALLLGLAASALLFFAFFRLLATPDVPSRSLWSGAVLGAVVFELLKQLSTILLQGTREQPAVQAFGIALILLVWINYFSRVVVLAAAWAHTSPEARAIREARTVADQMPEGPRIDLAAAARAGVRPAAAAAGPASSPMAAFAAGAASMLGLVALVALVRRRR, from the coding sequence ATGTCCTTCGTCTCGGGCCTGAAGGACCGCGTGGAGCTCGTGCGCGAGCGTCGACCGCTCGTCGACCACGTCGTGCGCACGGTCGAGCACTACGGCAACGTCAACGGCAGCGCCCTCGCCGCCGCGGTGACCTACTTCGCCTTCCTCTCCTTCTTCCCCATCCTGGCCCTGTCCTTCGCCGTGATCGGCTTCGTCTCCCGGGCCTACGAGAACGCCGACGAGGACCTCGAGACCGCGATCGACGGCGTGCTGCCGGGCATCATCGGCAACGGCCCTGGCGAGCTGCCCCTGTCGACGTTCCAGGACAACGCACCGGGCATCCTCAGCGTCGGCATCCTGCTCGCCCTCTACTCCGGCCTCGGCTGGCTCTCGGGCATGCGTACTGCCCTGGTGGCCGTGTTCGAGGAGCCCGAGCGCGAGCAGCCCAGCTTCGTCGTCGGCAAGCTGCGCGACCTGCTCGCCCTGCTCATCCTCGGCTCGGTGCTCGTCGTCAGCGTGGCGGTCTCCGGCATCGCGACGAAGGTCGCCACCCCCATCCTGGACCTCGTCGGGCTGGGCGCCGGCGCGGAGCCGCTCCTGTGGGTCTTCGCCCTGCTCCTCGGCCTGGCGGCGAGCGCCCTGCTGTTCTTCGCCTTCTTCCGGCTCCTCGCCACCCCCGACGTGCCGAGCCGGTCGCTGTGGTCCGGCGCCGTCCTCGGCGCCGTGGTGTTCGAGCTGCTCAAGCAGCTGTCCACCATCCTGCTGCAGGGCACGCGCGAGCAGCCCGCGGTCCAGGCGTTCGGCATCGCCCTGATCCTGCTCGTGTGGATCAACTACTTCTCGCGGGTCGTCGTCCTGGCCGCCGCGTGGGCGCACACCTCGCCCGAGGCCCGCGCGATCCGTGAGGCGCGCACGGTCGCCGACCAGATGCCCGAGGGCCCGCGGATCGACCTCGCCGCCGCGGCGCGCGCCGGCGTACGCCCGGCTGCCGCCGCTGCCGGTCCCGCCTCCTCGCCGATGGCCGCCTTCGCCGCGGGCGCCGCCTCCATGCTCGGCCTCGTCGCGCTCGTCGCGCTCGTCCGCCGGCGCCGCTGA
- a CDS encoding succinate dehydrogenase/fumarate reductase iron-sulfur subunit, with protein MNLTLKIWRQPDASSAGAMHTYQLADVSPDMSFLEMLDVLNEQLNEQGEEPIAFDSDCREGICGMCGLMINGDAHGPEVTTTCQLHMRSFKNGETITVEPWRSDAFPVIKDLVVDRSAFDRIIQQGGYISVNTGSAPEAHSVPVPRDDALRAFNVATCIGCGACVAACPNGSASLFMGAKITHLGELPQGQPERDSRVVNMVAQHDHEGFGGCTNIGACTAACPKEIPLDVISQLNKDLRTSIKHGH; from the coding sequence ATGAACCTGACCCTCAAGATCTGGCGCCAGCCGGACGCCTCGTCCGCCGGGGCGATGCACACCTACCAGCTCGCCGACGTGTCCCCCGACATGTCGTTCCTCGAGATGCTCGACGTGCTCAACGAGCAGCTCAACGAGCAGGGCGAGGAGCCCATCGCGTTCGACTCCGACTGTCGCGAGGGCATCTGCGGCATGTGCGGGCTGATGATCAACGGCGACGCGCACGGCCCGGAGGTCACCACGACCTGCCAGCTGCACATGCGCTCGTTCAAGAACGGCGAGACGATCACCGTCGAGCCGTGGCGCTCCGACGCGTTCCCGGTCATCAAGGACCTCGTCGTCGACCGCAGCGCCTTCGACCGCATCATCCAGCAGGGCGGCTACATCTCGGTCAACACCGGCTCGGCCCCCGAGGCCCACTCGGTGCCCGTCCCGCGTGACGACGCGCTGCGCGCCTTCAACGTCGCCACCTGCATCGGCTGCGGTGCCTGCGTCGCGGCGTGCCCCAACGGCTCGGCCTCGCTCTTCATGGGTGCCAAGATCACCCACCTCGGCGAGCTCCCCCAGGGCCAGCCCGAGCGCGACAGCCGCGTGGTCAACATGGTCGCCCAGCACGACCACGAGGGCTTCGGCGGCTGCACCAACATCGGCGCCTGCACCGCGGCCTGCCCCAAGGAGATCCCGCTCGACGTGATCTCGCAGCTCAACAAGGACCTGCGCACCTCGATCAAGCACGGTCACTGA
- a CDS encoding fumarate reductase/succinate dehydrogenase flavoprotein subunit, with amino-acid sequence MPDTVSAAEASVSGSLDGDYDDAAGYYTPGAPLVDTKAPDAPIAERWQTRKFEARLVNPANRRKLSIIIVGTGLAGASAAATLGEAGYRVKSFCYQDSPRRAHSIAAQGGINAAKNYKEDGDSVHRLFYDTVKGGDYRSRESNVYRLAEVSTNIIDQCVAQGVPFAREYGGLLDNRSFGGVQVSRTFYARGQTGQQLLIGAYQALERQVAAGTVETYTRHEMLELITVDDGTGQERARGIVARDMVTGEVQTHVADVVVLASGGYGNVFYLSTNAMGCNVTAAWRAHRKGAYMANPCYTQIHPTCIPVSGSHQSKLTLMSESLRNDGRIWVPKNQADCDKDPRDIPEEDRDYYLERIYPSFGNLVPRDIASRAAKNVCDEGRGVGPEVDGVRRGVYLDFSAAIERLGEKGITEKYDNLFDMYERITGENPFEVPMRIYPAVHYVMGGLWVDYDLQSTIPGLFVTGEANFSDHGANRLGASALMQGLADGYFVLPHTIRDYLADGPFEEITEDHPAVVEARESVKARIDHFLSVNGTRSVDSYHRELGNIMWEYCGMERTETGLKKAIDLIRSLKDDFYRNVKVLGGAETLNQSLEKAGRVADFFELGELMCIDALNRRESCGGHFRGESQTEDGEALRHDDEFAYVAAWEWAGEDSIPVLHKEDLTYTAIEMKQRSYK; translated from the coding sequence ATGCCCGACACCGTCAGCGCGGCGGAGGCCTCGGTCAGCGGGTCGCTCGACGGCGACTACGACGACGCCGCGGGCTACTACACCCCCGGTGCCCCGCTGGTCGACACCAAGGCGCCCGACGCACCGATCGCCGAGCGGTGGCAGACGCGCAAGTTCGAGGCCCGCCTCGTCAACCCGGCCAACCGGCGCAAGCTCTCCATCATCATCGTCGGCACCGGCCTGGCCGGCGCGTCGGCCGCGGCCACGCTCGGCGAGGCCGGCTACCGGGTGAAGTCCTTCTGCTACCAGGACTCCCCGCGGCGCGCCCACTCGATCGCCGCGCAGGGCGGCATCAACGCCGCGAAGAATTACAAGGAGGACGGCGACTCCGTCCACCGCCTCTTCTACGACACGGTCAAGGGCGGCGACTACCGCTCGCGCGAGTCCAACGTCTACCGGCTGGCCGAGGTCAGCACCAACATCATCGACCAGTGCGTCGCGCAGGGCGTCCCGTTCGCCCGCGAGTACGGCGGCCTGCTCGACAACCGCTCCTTCGGCGGCGTGCAGGTGTCCCGCACGTTCTACGCCCGCGGCCAGACCGGCCAGCAGCTGCTCATCGGCGCGTACCAGGCCCTCGAGCGGCAGGTCGCGGCCGGCACGGTGGAGACGTATACCCGCCACGAGATGCTCGAGCTGATCACCGTCGACGACGGCACCGGGCAGGAGCGAGCCCGCGGCATCGTCGCGCGCGACATGGTCACCGGTGAGGTGCAGACCCACGTGGCCGACGTCGTCGTGCTCGCCTCCGGCGGCTACGGCAACGTGTTCTACCTGTCGACCAACGCGATGGGCTGCAACGTCACCGCCGCCTGGCGCGCGCACCGCAAGGGCGCCTACATGGCCAACCCCTGCTACACGCAGATCCACCCGACCTGCATCCCGGTCTCGGGCTCGCACCAGTCCAAGCTGACGCTGATGTCGGAGTCGCTGCGCAACGACGGCCGGATCTGGGTCCCGAAGAACCAGGCCGACTGCGACAAGGACCCGCGCGACATCCCCGAGGAGGACCGCGACTACTACCTGGAGCGGATCTACCCCTCCTTCGGCAACCTGGTCCCCCGCGACATCGCCTCGCGTGCGGCCAAGAACGTCTGCGACGAGGGTCGCGGCGTGGGCCCGGAGGTCGACGGCGTACGCCGTGGTGTCTACCTCGACTTCTCCGCCGCCATCGAGCGGCTGGGCGAGAAGGGCATCACCGAGAAGTACGACAACCTCTTCGACATGTACGAGCGGATCACGGGCGAGAACCCGTTCGAGGTCCCGATGCGGATCTACCCCGCCGTGCACTACGTCATGGGCGGCCTGTGGGTCGACTACGACCTCCAGTCCACGATCCCGGGCCTGTTCGTCACCGGCGAGGCCAACTTCTCCGACCACGGCGCCAACCGCCTCGGCGCGTCCGCGCTGATGCAGGGCCTGGCCGACGGCTACTTCGTGCTCCCGCACACCATCCGCGACTACCTCGCGGACGGGCCGTTCGAGGAGATCACCGAGGACCACCCGGCCGTCGTCGAGGCGCGCGAGTCGGTCAAGGCGCGCATCGACCACTTCCTGTCCGTCAACGGCACCCGCAGCGTCGACTCCTACCACCGCGAGCTCGGCAACATCATGTGGGAGTACTGCGGCATGGAGCGCACGGAGACCGGGCTGAAGAAGGCGATCGACCTGATCCGTTCGCTCAAGGACGACTTCTACCGCAACGTGAAGGTCCTCGGCGGCGCCGAGACGCTCAACCAGTCGCTGGAGAAGGCCGGCCGCGTGGCCGACTTCTTCGAGCTCGGCGAGCTGATGTGCATCGACGCCCTCAACCGGCGCGAGTCCTGCGGCGGCCACTTCCGTGGCGAGTCGCAGACCGAGGACGGCGAGGCGCTGCGCCACGACGACGAGTTCGCGTACGTCGCTGCGTGGGAGTGGGCCGGCGAGGACTCCATCCCCGTCCTGCACAAGGAAGACCTGACGTACACCGCCATCGAGATGAAGCAGCGGAGCTACAAGTGA
- a CDS encoding succinate dehydrogenase cytochrome b subunit — protein MRTTIALKLGMAVSGFIFLGFVLAHMYGNLKAFAGHDAFNEYAHHLRELGEPMLPHEGALWILRLGLILSLVVHVYCAVVLWRRAARARTTKYVVKKDTGATRASLMMRWGGVTILVFLVWHLLNFTVVKVNPQGGATNDPYDLMVDTFDVWWMTVIYIVAMLALGAHLHHGIWSAAQTLGWTGTAAKRQRAKTFGFVMALIVSVGFSLVPLAVLAGIITK, from the coding sequence ATGCGCACGACGATCGCCCTCAAGCTCGGCATGGCGGTCAGCGGCTTCATCTTCCTCGGCTTCGTGCTCGCCCACATGTACGGCAACCTCAAGGCGTTCGCCGGCCACGACGCGTTCAACGAGTACGCCCACCACCTCCGCGAGCTCGGCGAGCCGATGCTGCCGCACGAGGGTGCGCTCTGGATCCTGCGGCTCGGCCTCATCCTGTCGCTGGTGGTGCACGTCTACTGCGCCGTCGTGCTGTGGCGGCGTGCCGCTCGCGCCCGCACCACGAAGTACGTGGTCAAGAAGGACACCGGCGCCACCCGCGCGAGCCTGATGATGCGCTGGGGCGGGGTGACGATCCTGGTCTTCCTGGTCTGGCACCTGCTCAACTTCACCGTCGTCAAGGTCAACCCGCAGGGCGGCGCGACGAACGACCCCTACGACCTGATGGTCGACACCTTCGACGTCTGGTGGATGACGGTGATCTACATCGTCGCGATGCTCGCCCTCGGCGCCCACCTCCACCACGGCATCTGGAGCGCCGCACAGACGCTCGGCTGGACCGGCACCGCGGCCAAGCGCCAGCGGGCCAAGACGTTCGGCTTCGTCATGGCGCTGATCGTCTCGGTCGGCTTCTCCCTCGTCCCGCTCGCCGTCCTGGCCGGCATCATCACCAAGTAA
- a CDS encoding fumarate reductase/succinate dehydrogenase flavoprotein subunit: protein MTGNEMSPEARGGMERHTYDVVVIGAGGAGLRAAIAAHEAGARTAVVCKSLLGKAHTVMAEGGAAAALGNRWPEDNWQVHFRDTMRGGKMLNNWRMAQLHAQEAPERVLELEDWGALFDRTEDGLISQRDFGGHRYARLAHVGDRTGLELIRTLQQRTVQLGIDVYMECTVTEVLKQASDGQGRVAGAFGYWRETGRFITFEAPSVILATGGIGKSYKVTSNSWEYTGDGHALALRAGANLINMEFVQFHPTGMVWPPSVKGLLVTESVRGDGGILRNSEGKRFMFDYIPDFFKAETADTEEEADAWYEDKKNNRRPPELLPRDEVARAINSEIKAGRGSPHGGIYLDIASRRDADYIRKRLPSMYHQFKELADVDITAEPMEIGPTCHYVMGGVEVDPDTQQSAVTGLYAAGEVSGGMHGSNRLGGNSLSDLLVFGKRAGEAAAAHATSLDQAGDRPEVDEADVKAAQADALAPFEVPAGSGGGGENPYTIQHDLQQSMNDLVGIIRTASELEASLAALEQLKQRAAGMVVEGHRQYNPGWHLALDLHNMLLVSECIAKAALARQESRGGHTRDDFPGPDPEWGAKNLVLSLDATGAGVDIAEKPLPTMPDDLKQLFDPPPAEPVGAKEAEK from the coding sequence ATGACGGGCAACGAGATGTCGCCGGAGGCCCGGGGCGGCATGGAGCGCCACACGTACGACGTGGTGGTGATCGGCGCCGGCGGAGCGGGGCTGCGCGCCGCGATCGCCGCCCACGAGGCGGGTGCGCGCACGGCAGTGGTCTGCAAGTCGCTGCTCGGCAAGGCGCACACCGTGATGGCCGAGGGCGGCGCGGCCGCGGCCCTCGGCAACCGGTGGCCGGAGGACAACTGGCAGGTGCACTTCCGCGACACGATGCGCGGCGGGAAGATGCTCAACAACTGGCGCATGGCGCAGCTGCACGCGCAGGAGGCGCCCGAGCGGGTCCTCGAGCTCGAGGACTGGGGCGCGCTCTTCGACCGCACCGAGGACGGGCTGATCTCGCAGCGCGACTTCGGCGGGCACAGGTACGCCCGGCTCGCGCACGTCGGCGACCGCACCGGCCTCGAGCTGATCCGTACGCTCCAGCAGCGCACCGTGCAGCTCGGCATCGACGTCTACATGGAGTGCACGGTCACCGAGGTCCTCAAGCAGGCCAGCGACGGGCAGGGCCGGGTCGCCGGCGCGTTCGGCTACTGGCGCGAGACCGGCCGCTTCATCACCTTCGAGGCGCCGAGCGTGATCCTCGCGACCGGCGGCATCGGCAAGTCCTACAAGGTGACCTCCAACTCCTGGGAGTACACCGGGGACGGGCACGCGCTGGCCCTGCGCGCAGGCGCGAACCTCATCAACATGGAGTTCGTCCAGTTCCACCCGACCGGCATGGTCTGGCCGCCGTCGGTGAAGGGGCTGCTGGTCACCGAGTCGGTCCGCGGCGACGGCGGCATCCTCCGCAACTCCGAGGGCAAGCGGTTCATGTTCGACTACATCCCCGACTTCTTCAAGGCCGAGACGGCCGACACGGAGGAGGAGGCGGACGCCTGGTACGAGGACAAGAAGAACAACCGCCGCCCGCCCGAGCTGCTGCCCCGCGACGAGGTCGCGCGCGCCATCAACTCCGAGATCAAGGCCGGGCGCGGGTCACCGCACGGCGGCATCTACCTCGACATCGCCAGCCGGCGCGACGCCGACTACATCCGCAAGCGGCTGCCCTCGATGTACCACCAGTTCAAGGAGCTGGCCGACGTCGACATCACCGCCGAGCCGATGGAGATCGGCCCCACCTGCCACTACGTGATGGGCGGCGTCGAGGTCGACCCCGACACCCAGCAGTCCGCGGTCACCGGCCTGTACGCCGCGGGCGAGGTCAGCGGCGGCATGCACGGCTCCAACCGGCTCGGCGGCAACTCGCTGTCCGACCTGCTCGTGTTCGGCAAGCGGGCCGGCGAGGCGGCCGCGGCCCACGCCACGTCGCTCGACCAGGCCGGCGACCGGCCGGAGGTCGACGAGGCGGACGTGAAGGCCGCGCAGGCCGACGCCCTCGCGCCCTTCGAGGTCCCTGCAGGTTCGGGGGGAGGTGGCGAGAACCCGTACACGATCCAGCACGACCTCCAGCAGTCGATGAACGACCTCGTCGGCATCATCCGCACCGCCTCCGAGCTCGAGGCCTCGCTGGCCGCGCTCGAGCAGCTCAAGCAGCGCGCGGCCGGGATGGTCGTGGAGGGCCACCGGCAGTACAACCCCGGATGGCACCTCGCGCTCGACCTGCACAACATGCTGCTGGTCAGCGAGTGCATCGCCAAGGCCGCGCTGGCCCGGCAGGAGTCGCGCGGCGGTCACACCCGCGACGACTTCCCGGGCCCCGACCCGGAGTGGGGCGCGAAGAACCTCGTGCTCTCGCTCGACGCGACGGGCGCCGGGGTGGACATCGCCGAGAAGCCGCTGCCGACGATGCCCGACGACCTCAAGCAGCTCTTCGACCCGCCGCCGGCTGAGCCTGTCGGAGCCAAGGAGGCTGAGAAGTGA
- a CDS encoding succinate dehydrogenase/fumarate reductase iron-sulfur subunit, with protein sequence MSYDLKMRVWRGDADGGDLTDYTVEVSEGEVVLDALHRLQATQTGDLAIRWNCKAGKCGSCSAEINGRPRLMCMTRLSDFDPAETITVTPMRTFPVIRDLVTDVSFNYEKAKELPYAELGPRDADGKRRMMQVDVERGQEFRKCIECYLCQDVCHVVRDHEDNKRHFAGPRFFIRYAELDMHPLDTHDRRKLAQDAAGLGMCNITKCCTEVCPEGIHITDNAIIPMKERVVDRKYDPLVWLGNRIGLRNKDDDGRTEV encoded by the coding sequence GTGAGCTACGACCTGAAGATGCGCGTGTGGCGCGGCGACGCCGACGGCGGTGACCTCACCGACTACACCGTCGAGGTGTCCGAGGGCGAGGTCGTGCTCGACGCCCTCCACCGGCTCCAGGCGACCCAGACGGGCGACCTGGCGATCCGCTGGAACTGCAAGGCCGGCAAGTGCGGCTCGTGCAGCGCGGAGATCAACGGCCGCCCGCGCCTGATGTGCATGACCCGGCTCTCGGACTTCGACCCGGCGGAGACGATCACCGTCACCCCGATGCGGACGTTCCCGGTGATCCGCGACCTCGTCACCGACGTGTCGTTCAACTACGAGAAGGCCAAGGAGCTCCCGTATGCCGAGCTCGGCCCGCGGGACGCCGACGGCAAGCGCCGGATGATGCAGGTCGACGTCGAGCGGGGCCAGGAGTTCCGCAAGTGCATCGAGTGCTACCTCTGCCAGGACGTGTGCCACGTGGTGCGCGACCACGAGGACAACAAGCGGCACTTCGCCGGGCCGCGGTTCTTCATCCGCTACGCCGAGCTCGACATGCACCCCCTCGACACCCACGACCGCCGCAAGCTGGCCCAGGACGCGGCCGGCCTCGGGATGTGCAACATCACCAAGTGCTGCACCGAGGTCTGCCCCGAGGGCATCCACATCACCGACAACGCGATCATCCCGATGAAGGAACGGGTCGTGGACCGGAAGTACGACCCGCTGGTGTGGCTGGGCAACAGGATCGGCCTCCGCAACAAGGACGACGACGGCCGCACCGAGGTGTGA
- a CDS encoding DUF4328 domain-containing protein, whose amino-acid sequence MTAQGEGWFADPQDASRLRWWDGTRWTEHTHPGAATTQWDTPLPRWWSGFSFVVQAALLTCGAASSFTFWVDLETLAFVEEVRLRPDSVTVADGERIDSLTSWTSLEVLAMLGTGVLFIVWLYTAHRSSRMDRRATRHKSGWAIGGWFVPVLNLWRPFQMVSDVRRGATGDADAPVSFRQGWWWGTWVALSLASGVVSALYSRAASAPAGPEYADALGDATSWERLSSVISVVSALLAVLVVHEIRTRVLAPARD is encoded by the coding sequence ATGACCGCCCAGGGGGAGGGTTGGTTCGCCGACCCGCAGGACGCGTCCAGGCTGCGCTGGTGGGACGGCACGCGCTGGACCGAGCACACCCACCCGGGGGCCGCGACCACCCAGTGGGACACCCCGCTTCCGCGGTGGTGGTCCGGCTTCTCCTTCGTGGTCCAGGCAGCGCTGCTCACCTGCGGCGCGGCGTCCTCCTTCACGTTCTGGGTCGACCTCGAGACCCTGGCGTTCGTCGAGGAGGTGCGGCTGCGACCCGACTCCGTCACGGTCGCCGACGGCGAACGGATCGACAGCCTCACGTCGTGGACCTCCCTCGAGGTGCTCGCGATGCTCGGGACCGGGGTGCTCTTCATCGTCTGGCTCTACACGGCCCACCGGAGCTCGCGGATGGACCGCCGGGCGACGCGCCACAAGTCCGGCTGGGCGATCGGCGGCTGGTTCGTCCCGGTGCTCAACCTGTGGCGCCCGTTCCAGATGGTCTCCGACGTGCGGCGCGGCGCGACCGGCGACGCCGACGCCCCCGTGTCGTTCCGCCAGGGCTGGTGGTGGGGCACCTGGGTCGCGCTGAGCCTCGCCTCAGGGGTGGTGAGTGCCCTCTACAGCCGCGCGGCATCGGCTCCCGCCGGCCCGGAGTACGCCGACGCGCTGGGCGACGCGACGTCGTGGGAGCGGTTGTCGAGCGTGATCAGCGTCGTCTCCGCGCTGCTGGCCGTCCTCGTGGTGCACGAGATCCGCACCCGGGTCCTCGCGCCCGCACGGGACTGA